In the genome of Girardinichthys multiradiatus isolate DD_20200921_A chromosome 7, DD_fGirMul_XY1, whole genome shotgun sequence, one region contains:
- the LOC124870999 gene encoding interferon-induced protein 44-like — MFGWIMRILWRNNPPKKEQTPESPLLDEPWRQLRWGDRQRDLQYVQEYKPAREDIRYLRVLLYGPVGAGKSSFINSVSNVLRERVTSPALASATTSDKSFTKQYDTHKFAKGRGSSKTFYSVVFNDIMGLEDGSNNGVHPNDIKLALEGRLKEGHKFNQVSPVTKNDPGYNKSPSADDRVHVLVCVMSAHAQTKPSILEKMKSVRGTASELGIPQMAMMTHIDDACGEIEKDLKTVYKSKYLRKKIKDFSAAVGIPINCIFPVKNYSEEIDLNDDVDFLVLSALKKMVDFGDDFIEKNC, encoded by the exons tGAGAATCCTGTGGCGAAACAATCCCCCTAAAA AGGAACAGACTCCAGAGTCTCCAC TTCTGGATGAACCATGGAGGCAACTACGCTGGGG AGACAGACAAAGGGATCTTCAGTATGTGCAGGAGTACAAACCTGCAAGAGAGGACATCAGGTACCTTCGAGTCCTGCTATATGGACCTGTTGGAGCTGGAAAATCCAGTTTCATTAACTCTGTCAGTAATGTCCTTCGAGAACGAGTTACGAGTCCTGCTTTGGCTAGTGCGACCACGTCTGACAAAAGCTTCACCAAACAA TATGATACTCATAAATTCGCCAAAGGACGAGGAAGCTCAAAGACATTCTACTCTGTGGTCTTCAATGACATCATGGGTCTGGAAGATGGGAGCAACAATGGAGTTCATCCTAACGACATCAAGCTGGCTTTAGAAGGTCGTTTAAAGGAGGGCCACAAG TTCAACCAAGTTTCTCCAGTAACTAAAAATGATCCAGGCTATAACAAAAGCCCCTCTGCTGACGACAGAGTTCATGTCCTGGTCTGTGTGATGTCTGCCCACGCTCAGACTAAACCttcaattctggagaagatgaaaAGCGTCAGAGGAACAGCCAGTGAACTGG GAATTCCTCAAATGGCCATGATGACCCACATTGATGATGCATGTGGTGAAATTGAGAAAGACCTGAAAACTGTGTACAAGAGCAAATACCTGAGGAAAAAG atAAAGGACTTCAGTGCAGCAGTGGGAATCCCCATCAACTGCATCTTTCCTGTGAAGAACTACAGTGAAGAAATCGACTTAAACGATGACGTTGACTTTCTGGTCCTGAGCGCCTTGAAGAAAATGGTCGACTTTGGAGACGACTTCATCGAGAAAAACTGTTGA